The Longimicrobium sp. genome includes a region encoding these proteins:
- a CDS encoding PadR family transcriptional regulator, translated as MPRNSSADILQGTLDLLVLKTLALQPMHGWGIAQRIQDMSRNALDVGQGSVYPALLRLEDRGLISSEWGVTENNRRARYYSLTPLGHEQLEVEMAGWRSYARAVELILRTT; from the coding sequence ATGCCGCGAAACAGCTCGGCCGACATCCTACAGGGGACGCTCGATCTCCTGGTGCTCAAGACGCTGGCGCTGCAGCCGATGCACGGCTGGGGGATCGCGCAGCGCATCCAGGACATGTCGCGCAACGCGCTCGACGTGGGGCAGGGATCCGTGTACCCCGCGCTGCTGCGGCTGGAGGACCGGGGGCTGATCTCGAGCGAGTGGGGGGTGACGGAGAACAACCGCCGCGCCCGGTACTACAGCCTGACTCCGCTCGGCCACGAGCAGCTCGAAGTGGAGATGGCGGGGTGGCGCAGCTACGCCCGCGCCGTCGAGCTGATCCTCCGTACCACCTGA
- a CDS encoding response regulator: MSSYAARKTVLIVDDNPDVREICSLALDYAGYHVLRACDGEEGVAMAREALPDMVVMDGKMPRLGGWDAARVLKMDPRTAPIPVLAFTASAVTPAQMRLLREVTDGYIPKPCYPSDFLAAVRRCIGPPVVDISMAAMPIAESA; the protein is encoded by the coding sequence ATGTCCTCCTACGCCGCCCGCAAAACGGTGCTCATTGTCGACGACAACCCCGACGTGCGCGAGATCTGCTCGCTCGCGCTGGACTATGCCGGCTACCACGTCCTGCGCGCCTGCGACGGCGAGGAAGGGGTGGCGATGGCGCGCGAGGCGCTCCCCGACATGGTGGTGATGGACGGAAAGATGCCGCGGCTGGGCGGGTGGGATGCGGCGCGCGTGCTCAAGATGGACCCGCGCACGGCTCCCATCCCCGTGCTGGCCTTCACCGCCAGCGCCGTCACCCCCGCGCAGATGCGGCTCCTGCGCGAGGTGACCGACGGCTACATCCCCAAGCCCTGCTACCCGTCCGACTTCCTGGCCGCCGTGCGCCGCTGCATCGGCCCGCCGGTGGTGGACATCTCCATGGCGGCGATGCCGATCGCGGAGTCCGCGTAA
- a CDS encoding cupin domain-containing protein gives MNRLLPLLCLLATACVRGAGPAPAAAGETKSAMGAATGVTRADSGRGARDPRMIPLGPLSGDVQILYGHPDAEGQPFVMRIRELPGTIVPPHSHPVDEHITIVQGSWQFGFGASFDSTALRELRTGSYAFAPSGTTMFARSPELAVVQVHGIGPFKIHWHHGMVSFDDAAAASTFRFKRGDEVVTERGRGIIRHGYASGTLIQYEIESGDGARFMAQESGVRRP, from the coding sequence ATGAATCGGCTTCTCCCCTTGCTGTGCCTGCTCGCCACCGCCTGCGTGCGGGGCGCCGGCCCGGCCCCCGCGGCGGCGGGCGAGACGAAGTCCGCGATGGGTGCGGCGACGGGCGTGACGCGGGCCGACAGCGGCAGAGGGGCGCGCGATCCCCGCATGATCCCGCTCGGGCCGCTCTCGGGCGACGTGCAGATCCTGTACGGCCATCCTGACGCCGAAGGCCAGCCCTTCGTCATGCGCATCCGGGAGCTGCCGGGCACCATCGTGCCGCCCCACTCGCACCCGGTGGACGAGCACATCACCATCGTGCAGGGAAGCTGGCAGTTCGGCTTCGGCGCGAGCTTCGATTCGACCGCGCTGCGGGAGCTCAGGACGGGCAGCTACGCCTTCGCGCCGAGCGGCACCACGATGTTCGCCCGTTCCCCGGAGCTCGCCGTCGTGCAGGTGCACGGGATCGGCCCGTTCAAAATTCACTGGCACCATGGGATGGTCAGCTTCGACGATGCCGCCGCCGCATCCACGTTCCGCTTCAAGCGCGGCGACGAGGTCGTGACGGAGCGGGGGCGGGGGATCATCCGGCACGGCTACGCGTCCGGCACGCTCATCCAGTACGAGATCGAGAGTGGCGATGGCGCCAGGTTCATGGCCCAGGAGAGCGGCGTGCGGCGGCCCTGA
- a CDS encoding tryptophan 2,3-dioxygenase family protein: protein MSFGRPDHEQELSYGSYLRVQEMLGMQQLRSDPMQHDELLFIVIHQVYELWFKQILHEIDGVVARLQRDDVLGATRLLRRCIEIQRVLVSQITVLETMSPTDFLTFRDHIMPASGFQSAQFREIEFVSGSKDPGMLVHARPTPEERERLQARLDNPSVRDAFHEVCRRRGFDIPEPGDDAAEEVRQQARDRRVMQLATIYRDQSSHFDLFLLCEALVEYDEMFTLWRLRHVQMVERVIGWKPGTGGSSGAAYLRTTVERRFFPDLWDLRTHLGMPVV from the coding sequence ATGTCGTTCGGAAGGCCAGACCACGAGCAGGAGCTGAGCTACGGCTCGTACCTCCGCGTGCAGGAGATGCTGGGGATGCAGCAGCTGCGCTCCGATCCCATGCAGCACGACGAGCTCCTCTTCATCGTCATCCACCAGGTCTACGAGCTCTGGTTCAAGCAGATCCTTCACGAGATCGACGGCGTGGTGGCGCGGCTGCAGCGCGACGACGTGCTCGGCGCCACGCGGCTGCTGCGGCGCTGCATCGAGATCCAGCGCGTGCTCGTCAGCCAGATCACGGTGCTGGAGACGATGAGCCCCACCGACTTCCTGACCTTCCGAGACCACATCATGCCGGCGAGCGGCTTCCAGTCCGCGCAGTTCCGGGAGATCGAGTTCGTGTCGGGCTCCAAAGACCCGGGGATGCTCGTGCACGCGCGCCCCACGCCCGAGGAGCGGGAGCGGCTGCAGGCGCGGCTGGACAACCCGAGCGTGCGCGACGCCTTCCACGAGGTATGCCGCCGCCGCGGGTTCGACATCCCGGAGCCGGGGGACGATGCGGCGGAGGAGGTGCGGCAGCAGGCGCGCGACCGGCGCGTGATGCAGCTCGCCACCATCTACCGCGACCAATCGAGCCACTTCGACCTCTTCCTCCTCTGTGAGGCGCTGGTGGAGTACGACGAGATGTTCACGCTGTGGCGCCTGCGGCACGTCCAGATGGTGGAGCGCGTGATCGGGTGGAAGCCCGGCACCGGCGGCAGCTCCGGCGCGGCGTATCTGCGCACGACCGTCGAGCGGCGCTTCTTTCCAGACCTGTGGGACCTGCGCACGCATCTGGGGATGCCCGTGGTCTGA